From one Lycium ferocissimum isolate CSIRO_LF1 chromosome 5, AGI_CSIRO_Lferr_CH_V1, whole genome shotgun sequence genomic stretch:
- the LOC132057790 gene encoding uncharacterized protein LOC132057790, which produces MLKKIPALISTEQNEYLIALPSNEEVKLAVYGLNGDSISGPDGFSGHFFQVCWHIIGEDVTKMVREFFCRKELPRFITHTNLVLIPKKEVVNTFADLRPISLSTFANKIISRVLHERIVTVLPGIISNTQTGFVKGRSIVENVLLAQEIIRDINKRNKLHNVVVKLDMAKAYDMVSWIFLTKVLRQFSFSEVIVDMQTEVLARNLNSLHEDTAFKGYGMPKWSPQINHLSYADDTILFCSADPVSLKKMMKILRDYEKTSGQLVNNDKSSFNVHEKVPAALVNRIKRKTGMRKGSFLFTYLGCPVFYGRRKIVYYESLIKKAMNRVISWQNKLLSFGGRYILIAHVLQTMPVYLLSAMNPLKGVIDQLHKIFAKFFGVILQVLKASTGWLGRKCVCQSMKVVLALNHCMIYPKPFLQNSGEILELTFLYGEPSWEFHVEETVEYIQHTINPKLIQADNYKAWWMGETNGKFTVKSAWEEIRLKQDSLKAYRYIWLKGLLIKISFFLWRVWKRCIATDDNLKRMHINIVSRF; this is translated from the exons ATGTTGAAGAAGATTCCTGCTCTAATCTCTACAGAACAAAATGAGTATCTTATTGCTCTCCCTAGCAATGAAGAAGTCAAGCTAGCAGTCTATGGTCTGAATGGTGACAGTATAAGTGGCCCTGATGGTTTCTCAGGCCATTTTTTCCAGGTCTGTTGGCATATCATAGGGGAAGATGTCACTAAAATGGTTAGAGAATTCTTTTGTAGGAAAGAGTTGCCTAGATTCATTACTCACACCAATCTTGTTCTAATTCCTAAGAAGGAAGTGGTCAATACATTTGCAGACTTGAGACCAATAAGCCTTAGCACTTTTGCTAACAAGATCATCTCCAGAGTCTTGCATGAGAGGATTGTGACAGTACTGCCTGGCATTATTTCTAACACTCAAACTGGTTTTGTAAAAGGTAGGAGCATTGTGGAGAATGTGTTGTTAGCACAGGAGATCATTAGAGACATAAACAAGAGAAACAAACTGCACAATGTGGTAGTGAAGCTTGACATGGCTAAGGCTTATGATATGGTGTCATGGATCTTTCTAACAAAGGTTTTGAGGCAATTTAGCTTCTCAGAGGTGATTGTAGACATG CAAACTGAAGTCTTGGCCAGAAACCTGAATAGTCTACATGAAGATACTGCTTTTAAAGGATATGGCATGCCAAAATGGAGCCCTCAGATCAACCATTTATCATATGCTGATGATACCATACTTTTTTGCTCAGCTGATCCTGTATCATTgaaaaagatgatgaagatcTTGAGGGACTATGAGAAGACATCTGGTCAGCTGGTTAACAATGACAAGAGCTCTTTCAATGTGCATGAGAAAGTTCCAGCAGCTTTGGTTAACAGAATTAAAAGGAAAACTGGTATGAGGAAAggctcttttctttttacatatTTGGGATGTCCAGTATTTTATGGTAGAAGGAAAATTGTCTATTATGAAAGTCTGATAAAGAAGGCGATGAATAGAGTGATATCTTGGCAAAATAAGCTGTTGTCATTTGGTGGAAGGTACATATTAATTGCACATGTTCTACAGACAATGCCAGTCTATTTATTATCTGCAATGAATCCTCTGAAAGGTGTTATAGACCAATTACATAAGATCTTTGCCAAGTTCTTTGGAGTAATACTGCAGGTGTTAAAGGCAAGCACTGGGTGGCTTGGGAGAAAATGTGTTTGCCAAAGTATGAAGGTGGTCTTGGCTTTAAATCACTGCATGATATATCCAAAGCCTTTTTTGCaaaactctggtgaaattttaGAACTAACATTTCTTTATGGGGAGCCTTCGTGG GAATTTCATGTTGAAGAAACTGTGGAATACATACAACATACCATTAATCCAAAGCTGATTCAAGCTGATAATTATAAAGCTTGGTGGATGGGTGAAACAAATGGAAAATTCACAGTCAAAAGTGCATGGGAGGAAATTAGACTAAAGCAAGATAGTCTTAAAGCTTATAGATATATCTGGTTGAAGGGATTGCTTATTAAAATAAGTTTCTTTTTATGGAGAGTTTGGAAGAGATGCATAGCAACTGATGACAACCTTAAGAGAATGCACATCAACATTGTCTCAAG GTTTTAA